One Primulina huaijiensis isolate GDHJ02 chromosome 8, ASM1229523v2, whole genome shotgun sequence genomic region harbors:
- the LOC140982754 gene encoding uncharacterized protein isoform X1, protein MTSQLCSLYLNPPHSCRFRCTLVTSAVLRRHQRRRLLKYSPSPTHTSSPIPSVFKLSDDSIQIKVKPPPLTSLRKFQTRLGQLLDDSLESFDDLKTVITVDNRNGGGVVITCKRSTVEFFVAILLSSFVIIFTSRALFKLRKYDGERLIYKRDRSLGGREVVVGKSQGSLPTTHKSAASSGENSDYFNQKKRIPTQMWGRRKEVLPQWWPQVLNSGSIETSNTEEYQRMANQLTREIMDRKMSGQDILADDIVQLRHICKSYGVRTFTDTENARDSLYRASINFVLNYCESISDISTSVHINGEDARDFIAGLADNIGLENTRAARMVSAAVAAHTRSRILQAWALEVQNKHSEALVELFKVCLIHRIFPPGESSLEMEMVARGLAKSLSVEQRELIFTSFSIICGNEMHQSMAEALGLADTGRSGRSMRKPAFINSRFLHTIC, encoded by the exons ATGACTAGTCAACTGTGCTCCCTCTACCTCAATCCCCCGCACTCTTGTCGCTTCCGATGTACTCTAGTGACCTCCGCCGTACTGCGCCGCCACCAACGTCGCCGCCTTCTCAAGTACTCTCCCTCACCCACCCACACATCCTCACCCATTCCCTCAGTCTTCAAGCTCTCTGATGATTCCATTCAAATAAAAGTAAAACCACCTCCTCTTACTTCCCTCCGAAAATTCCAAACGCGACTAGGTCAACTCCTTGATGACAGCCTCGAATCTTTTGACGACCTTAAAACTGTTATCACCGTTGATAACCGCAATGGAGGGGGGGTCGTAATCACTTGCAAGAGGTCCACCGTTGAGTTTTTTGTTGCAATTTTACTTTCCagtttcgtgattatttttacTTCCAGAGCTTTATTTAAGCTCCGAAAATATGATGGTGAGAGGCTGATCTACAAGAGAGATCGGAGCCTTGGTGGCAGGGAAGTGGTGGTAGGGAAAAGTCAGGGCTCTTTGCCGACAACACATAAATCGGCGGCATCGAGTGGGGAAAATTCCGATTATTTTAATCAGAAGAAAAGAATACCGACACAGATGTGGGGAAGGAGGAAGGAAGTGTTACCTCAGTGGTGGCCTCAGGTTTTGAATTCGGGTTCCATTGAAACAAGCAATACGGAGGAATATCAAAGAATGGCTAATCAATTGACCCGAG AAATTATGGACCGCAAAATGAGCGGCCAAGACATTTTGGCAGATGACATTGTTCAG TTACGTCATATATGCAAGTCCTATGGAGTGAGGACCTTCACTGACACTGAAAATGCACGGGATTCTCTCTATCGTGCCTCAATCAACTTTGTTTTGAATTACTGTGAAAG CATATCCGATATATCCACCTCCGTTCACATTAATGGTGAGGATGCCAGGGACTTTATTGCTGGGCTTGCTGATAACATTGGACTTGAGAACACTCGGGCTGCTAGAATGGTGTCGGCTGCTGTTGCTGCACACACACGATCTAGAATTCTGCAGGCATGG GCATTAGaagttcaaaataaacattctgAAGCACTGGTCGAATTGTTCAAAGTATGTCTCATTCACCGGATCTTCCCTCCTGGGGAGAGTTCG CTCGAGATGGAAATGGTTGCCCGAGGCCTTGCAAAGTCTTTGAGCGTGGAACAAAGAGAATTGATTTTTACTTCATTCAGTATCATCTGTGGCAATGAAATGCATCAAAGCATGGCAGAAGCATTGGGTTTG GCTGACACAGGTAGGAGTGGAAGATCAATGAGGAAACCAGCGTTCATAAACTCTAGATTTCTTCATACAATTTGCTGA
- the LOC140982754 gene encoding uncharacterized protein isoform X2 — MTSQLCSLYLNPPHSCRFRCTLVTSAVLRRHQRRRLLKYSPSPTHTSSPIPSVFKLSDDSIQIKVKPPPLTSLRKFQTRLGQLLDDSLESFDDLKTVITVDNRNGGGVVITCKRSTVEFFVAILLSSFVIIFTSRALFKLRKYDGERLIYKRDRSLGGREVVVGKSQGSLPTTHKSAASSGENSDYFNQKKRIPTQMWGRRKEVLPQWWPQVLNSGSIETSNTEEYQRMANQLTREIMDRKMSGQDILADDIVQLRHICKSYGVRTFTDTENARDSLYRASINFVLNYCESISDISTSVHINGEDARDFIAGLADNIGLENTRAARMVSAAVAAHTRSRILQAWALEVQNKHSEALVELFKVCLIHRIFPPGESSLEMEMVARGLAKSLSVEQRELIFTSFSIICGNEMHQSMAEALGLVGVEDQ, encoded by the exons ATGACTAGTCAACTGTGCTCCCTCTACCTCAATCCCCCGCACTCTTGTCGCTTCCGATGTACTCTAGTGACCTCCGCCGTACTGCGCCGCCACCAACGTCGCCGCCTTCTCAAGTACTCTCCCTCACCCACCCACACATCCTCACCCATTCCCTCAGTCTTCAAGCTCTCTGATGATTCCATTCAAATAAAAGTAAAACCACCTCCTCTTACTTCCCTCCGAAAATTCCAAACGCGACTAGGTCAACTCCTTGATGACAGCCTCGAATCTTTTGACGACCTTAAAACTGTTATCACCGTTGATAACCGCAATGGAGGGGGGGTCGTAATCACTTGCAAGAGGTCCACCGTTGAGTTTTTTGTTGCAATTTTACTTTCCagtttcgtgattatttttacTTCCAGAGCTTTATTTAAGCTCCGAAAATATGATGGTGAGAGGCTGATCTACAAGAGAGATCGGAGCCTTGGTGGCAGGGAAGTGGTGGTAGGGAAAAGTCAGGGCTCTTTGCCGACAACACATAAATCGGCGGCATCGAGTGGGGAAAATTCCGATTATTTTAATCAGAAGAAAAGAATACCGACACAGATGTGGGGAAGGAGGAAGGAAGTGTTACCTCAGTGGTGGCCTCAGGTTTTGAATTCGGGTTCCATTGAAACAAGCAATACGGAGGAATATCAAAGAATGGCTAATCAATTGACCCGAG AAATTATGGACCGCAAAATGAGCGGCCAAGACATTTTGGCAGATGACATTGTTCAG TTACGTCATATATGCAAGTCCTATGGAGTGAGGACCTTCACTGACACTGAAAATGCACGGGATTCTCTCTATCGTGCCTCAATCAACTTTGTTTTGAATTACTGTGAAAG CATATCCGATATATCCACCTCCGTTCACATTAATGGTGAGGATGCCAGGGACTTTATTGCTGGGCTTGCTGATAACATTGGACTTGAGAACACTCGGGCTGCTAGAATGGTGTCGGCTGCTGTTGCTGCACACACACGATCTAGAATTCTGCAGGCATGG GCATTAGaagttcaaaataaacattctgAAGCACTGGTCGAATTGTTCAAAGTATGTCTCATTCACCGGATCTTCCCTCCTGGGGAGAGTTCG CTCGAGATGGAAATGGTTGCCCGAGGCCTTGCAAAGTCTTTGAGCGTGGAACAAAGAGAATTGATTTTTACTTCATTCAGTATCATCTGTGGCAATGAAATGCATCAAAGCATGGCAGAAGCATTGGGTTTG GTAGGAGTGGAAGATCAATGA
- the LOC140983185 gene encoding uncharacterized protein: protein MPTVILFEYNGEWEINEDNIFKWRSWPSGKWAAIPLDSDICSMEYIKSEIYRIMNLGGTEKLKLSYLPDVKHCNIRPIYIEDDNDLKAYLYFGCAKERPVLHVEFELSVVSLDIVESENIMSPDLNLTHLDDEYVDDEINMYDHYFDRTFVSNDHCTSNDVLEDINTSTENMQENDVRSTENDVEDINAVHVDDNDVNIHHISVAHDTETHVQADTYSFIDGSILFIGQRFSSKTEVKKVLSKIALNSSFEFETVKSSRNIYSVRCVNKGCSWRIWTSKHENSTDFVIRTYCNTHNCDLTGMRKRHRQASSSIVCDMLVENFGGQQKTPQPKSIMTMMRNKGVDITYYKALKGKQLAHDIFRGDPERSFDLLPSYLKMVERVNPGSIIDLVVDEHNRFNRFCIKGLILVGDIKFMSWAVLSSMFEVLQIVILWIWNRRDVPVENLILTRFHVLMQLQRVTFVMLIFIPCAQSIILL from the exons ATGCCAACGGTTATTCTCTTTGAGTACAACGGTGAATGGGAAATTAATgaagataatatatttaaatggcGTTCATGGCCAAGTGGTAAGTGGGCAGCTATTCCTTTGGATTCTGATATTTGTTCAATGGAATATATAAAAAGTGAGATATACAGAATTATGAATCTAGGTGGTACagaaaagttgaaattaagTTATCTTCCTGATGTGAAGCATTGCAATATTCGTCCAATTTATATTGAGgatgataatgatttgaaaGCATACTTATATTTTGGATGTGCAAAAGAAAGACCAGTACTTCATGTCGAATTTGAACTAAGTGTTGTTTCTCTTGATATTGTtgaaagtgaaaatatcatgtcaccGGATTTAAATTTGACTCATTTGGATGATGAGTATGTCGatgatgaaataaatatgtaCGATCACTATTTTGATAGAACTTTTGTCTCAAATGACCATTGTACCAGTAATGATGTATTAGAAGATATAAATACATCAACTGAAAATATGCAAGAGAATGATGTGAGAAGTACAGAAAATGATGTGGAGGATATAAATGCGGTACATGTGGATGATAACGATGTTAACATCCACCACATTAGTGTAGCTCATGATACTGAGACTCATGTTCAAGCTGATACATATTCATTTATCGATGGTTCAATCTTATTTATTGGTCAAAGATTTTCAAGCAAGACCGAAGTGAAGAAAGTGTTATCCAAAATTGCTTTGAACTCGTCTTTTGAGTTTGAAACTGTCAAATCTTCTCGAAATATCTATTCGGTTCGTTGTGTGAATAAAGGTTGCAGCTGGAGAATTTGGACTTCAAAACACGAGAACTCAACAGATTTTGTGATTCGTACATACTGCAACACACACAATTGTGACTTGACTGGAATGCGGAAAAGGCATCGACAAGCCAGCTCATCTATCGTTTGTGATATGTTGGTAGAGAACTTTGGAGGACAACAGAAAACACCTCAACCAAAATCTATTATGACAATGATGCGGAATAAGGGGGTTGACATTACCTATTACAAAGCCTTGAAAGGCAAACAACTTGCTCATGATATCTTCAGAGGTGATCCTGAAAGAAGTTTTGATCTTCTACCTTCATATTTGAAAATGGTCGAGAGAGTGAACCCTGGTAGCATAATAGATTTAGTAGTAGATGAGCATAATAGAttcaa TCGATTCTGCATTAAAGGTTTAATATTGGTCGGGGATATCAAGTTTATGAGCTGGGCCGTCTTGAGTTCGATGTTCGAAGTGCTACAAATAGTGATATTGTGGATTTGGAATCGAAGAGATGTACCTGTAGAAAATTTGATATTGACAAGATTCCATGTTCTCATGCAATTGCAGCGAGTTACTTTTGTGATGTTAATTTTTATTCCTTGTGCTCAGAGTATTATTCTGTTATGA